A region from the Bactrocera dorsalis isolate Fly_Bdor chromosome 1, ASM2337382v1, whole genome shotgun sequence genome encodes:
- the LOC125775372 gene encoding uncharacterized protein LOC125775372: protein MYLWSDSEIGLASYCWKTYVSNRISQILDLVGPAKWQHVVSADNPADLGTRGCKPLHLTSTTLWRNGPTWLTESQEFWPKSPARNIIPPESWKIENFHITPEEDDILHRFSSFARALRVVAYMHKFIQRLKLKIKGAPNDPCVQLTHSDLQHAKVSLILYTQTRYFSKEKSKSLEKRPLEKGSSLLVLNPFLDSKGLIRANGRLANSSLSYNERHPIIIPEKSRFTYLFLAYLHHLTLHGEHRLMQQMVRQEFYIPRLKPQIKRTIFMCKPCTMYKHKLRTQIMAALPPERCNYALPFTITGVDFAGPFQIKASMLNSSSFRKGCVAVFVCFTTKEVHLELCSDLTTAAFLAAFARFVGRRGFPSKIMSDNGKNFVGSIGNLYLHVLHTWADFGNQQ, encoded by the coding sequence atgtatctttggtcagactcagaGATAGGTTTAGCATcctattgctggaagacctatgtatctaaccgaatatcccaaattttagacttagttggcccagcaaaatggcaacatgttgtaagtgcagataacccagcggatcttgggacaagaggttgcaagccactgcacctcaccagcactacactctggaggaatggtccaacatggctaacagaatcacaagaattctggccaaagtctcccgctcgtaatataataccgccggaaagttggaaaattgaaaattttcatatcactccagaagaggatgatattctccatagattttcgtcatttgctagagcactaagagtagtcgcttacatgcacaaattcattcaaagacttaaactaaaaattaagggAGCACCAAATGACCCTTGCGTACAACTAACGCattccgacttgcaacatgccaaggtcagtctaatattatatacacaaactcgctatttcagcaaagagaaatcaaagtcgctcgaaaagcgacctctcgaaaagggaagctcacttctcgtcttaaatccattcttggaTTCTAAGGGTttaataagggcaaatggaagattggcgaactccagccttagttataacgaacgacatcccatcattattccagagaaatcccgttttacttACCTATTTCTAGCATATCTGCACCATCTTACactgcatggtgagcatcgcttaatgcaacaaatggtccgtcaagaattttatataccgcgactaaagccacaaatcaaaaggacgattttcatgtgtaaaccaTGTACCATGTACAAACACAAActgcgtacgcagatcatggcagctttaccacctgaacgctgcaactatgctctaccctttaccatcactggggttgattttgctggacctttccagataaaggcctccatGTTAAATTCTtcttcatttagaaaagggtgtgtggctgtctttgtatgttttacgacaaaggaAGTACACCTAgagctttgttcagatctgactactgcggcttttcttgcagcatttgcacgctttgtcggacgacgcggatttccttcaaaaataatgagcgataatgggaaaaactttgtcggatcgattggcaatttatacctccatgttctccacacatgggcggactttgggaatcagcagtaa